Within Azospirillum thiophilum, the genomic segment ATGGAAGGATCCGCTTACGGCTGGTACGGCTTGACCGCCAGCGAGCCCGCGATGATCTGCTTCCTGGCCTCTTCCAGCTTCGCCTCCATCTCCGGCGTGACCAGCTTGCGGTTGTTCTCGTCGAGCGCGTAGCCGACGCCGTCCTCCTTCAGCCCGACGACGCGGTGGCCGGCCTGCCAGCTGCCGTCCTTCGCCGTCCTCATGCAGTCGTAGACGACGACGTCGACCCGCTTGACCATCGAGGTCAGCACCTTGCCGGGATGGACGTGGTTCTGGTTGCTGTCGACGCCGATGGCCAGCTTGCCGGCATCGGCCGCGGCCTGCAGCACGCCGAGCCCGGTGGCGCCGGCCGCGGCGAAGACCACGTCGGCACCGCGCGCGAACTGGCTCTTGGCCAGCTCGGCACCGCGGCCGGGATCGTTCCAGGCGGCGGGCGTGGTGCCGGTCATGTTGACGAACAGCTCGTCGCTCGCCGAAACATGCTTCACGCCCTGCTCGTAGCCGGTCAGGAAGTTGCGGATCAGCGGGATGTCCATGCCGCCGATGAAGCCGACCTTGCCGCTCTTCGCCGCCAGTGCCGCCGCCATGCCGACCAGGAAGGAGCCCTCCTCCTCCTTGAAGGTCACGGACTGGACGTTGGGGGCGTCCAGCTTGTCGTCGATCAGGCAGAATTTGGTCTTGGGCGAGTCCTTCGCCACCTTCTCCACCGCGGCGGTCTGCGAGAAGCCGACGGCGACGATCACCGAGGCGCCGCGCCGCACCAGCGTGCGCATGGCCTGTTCGCGCTGGCCCTCGTTGGTGATCTCGAACTCGCGGTAGGCGACTCCGGTCTCCTTCTTGAACCGCTCGGCCCCGTTGTAGGCCGCTTCGTTGAAGGATTTGTCGAACTTGCCGCCCTGGTCGAACACCACGGCCGGCGAGAACTCCTCCGCCCGCGCCTGGGTGCAGAACGCCGTCATCGCCAGCATGGCGGCAAGAATACGCGTCTTCATGTCCCACCCACTCCGGAAAGCCGAAACTTGACCCAAAGGATAACCGCGCCATCATCCGGCACAACAGGGAAAGCGGGCGAAGCGGCGCAGCAAATCGGGGCTCCCCCGGTTGACGACGGGGGCGGGGGCGTTTATCACCCCCGCCGATAGTCTTCGCGTCCAACCGGTCGCGGCGGCCACGCCTGATCGGCCACAGGATCGGCCACACAAAAACGGGGGCGACGCTCGGTGGACGAAGTCTGGGTGCTCTTGCAGGGAATCGTTCTGGGATTCGCCATCGCCGCACCCGTTGGGCCGATCGGTCTGTTGTGCATCCGCCGTACCTTGCAGCACGGCCCGTTGATGGGCTTCTTCACCGGATTCGGCGCCGCCGTGGCCGATACCTTCTACGGGGCCATCGCCGCCTTCGGCGTGTCGGCAGCGCTCAGCTTCCTGCGCGGGCATGAGATCACCTTCCAGCTGGTCGGCGGCATCTTCCTGCTGGTGGTGGCGGTCCGCACCTTCCGCCAGCAGCCCGACGCGGAGGAGCGCGAGGCAGCATCCGCCCCCGACAGCAAATCCTGGTTCACCGGCTTCATGACCGGGCTGTCGCTGACCCTGACCAACCCGGCGACCATCATGGCCTTCATCGCCATCTTCGCCGGATTCGGGTTGGGAGGCACGCTGGACCGGCTGGAGGCGTCGACCCTGGTGCTGGGCGTCTTCATCGGCTCGTCGCTGTGGTGGATGACGCTGTCGATGGGGGTGGCGGCGGTGCGCCACCGCATCTCCGACCGCGGGCTGAGCCTGCTGAACCATTGTACCGGGGTGGCGCTGGGCGCCTTCGGCCTGTGGGCGTTGGGCATGGCCGCCACCGGCATCGCCGCGATGGCGGGAAGCTGAATCCGCTCGGCAAAACCGGTCAACAGCCTGCGGACGGTGTGGCGGTGGGCGCATCCGGCGTCGCGCTTCCCTTGCGCAGCAGGTGCAGGTGCCCGGCCAGCCGCCACAGATAGAGGCCCACCAGGACCACCAGCAGCCCGACCGTGACGTAGCCGACCAGCCGGTGGGCGAAGGGCCAGGTCGACAGCATGTAGCCGGTCCAGGCCAGCAGCAGCGTCCACAGCACCGATCCGACGCCCGACGCCAGCATGTAGCTGAGGATCGGCATCCTGCACGCCCCGGCCGGGATCGAGATCAGGGTGCGCACCCCCGGCACCGGCTGCGACAGCAGCACGGCGATACCGCCGCGTTTGCCGAACCAGTCCGTGCTCTGCCGGACCTTCTTCGGGTTGATGGTCAGCCAGGGGCCGTATGTCTTCAGGATGGCTTCCAGCCGCTCGCGGCTCATCAGCCGGCTGGGCAGGAACCACACCATCTGCCCGGCGAGCGAGCCGAGGCCGCCGGCGATGGCGACCCCGGCCAGGGTGAATTCACCCGTCGCCGCGCCGATCCCGGCCAGCGGGATCACCGATTCGGCCGGCAACGGCGGAAAGACCCGCGCCAGCGCCACCAGCAGGAAGATTCCGACATAATGGAGGTTGTGCATCACCTCCACCAGCCAGTCCGTCAATCCACCATCCATTCCGATCCGCTCCCCACCGGTCACACCGACCCGATCAGGGAAAACGGCATGCGAGGGCGGGCGGTTCCCGCAGGGCTACGGTCCCGGAGGGCGGGGGCACGGGGCGTTGGATTGAACGTGCCCGCACATCCCCGACGTCCCCGCCTTCCGGGTGGGTTGGCCGGCCATCCCTGGCACCGGATGGGAAGCCGGCAGGGACAAGCCCTTCCGGAATGGAGGAGCTTGTCTGGAACGATTCAAAGTGTGGGGCTAACGAGTTGATCCGTCCAATAGTTATTTTGGAGCTCGTCGATAGGATGTATCGATCGCCGCGGCGATCCCTACCCGCTGAACAGTGCCGCGTCGATCCGCCGGACCATGGTGACCAGCCGCGGCGCATGCTCCTCCTCAAGCGTCTTCGAATCGACCAGGAAGCCCGGCCCGCCGCAGTTGAAGGCCAGGATCGGGGAGCCGTCGCGCGGCACGAAGGGAATGCCGATGGCATGCACCTCCGACTTCCAGGCTCCGATGGAGCGGCAGTAGCCCAGCGTCCGGTAGTCCTCGACCGCCCGCTCGATGCCGTCGCGGATCTCGGGCCAGCGCTCGCCCTCATGCTCCTCCAGCTTGGCCATCAGCGGTGCACGCTCGGCCTCCGGCAATGCCGCCAGATAGGCGCGGCCCATGCTGGTTGTCGACAGCTTGATGTGGGAGCCGACGTCGAGCGACAGGGTGATCGGGCTGTTCGCCTTGCAGCATTCCAGATAGATCATGCTCAGCCGGTCGCGCCCGCCGAGCGCCACGGCCAGTCCGGTCCGGTCGGCCAGATCCTGCATCAGCGGCCGCGCCACCTGCCGGATGCCCATGCCCGACAGGCTGGCATAGCCCAGCGCCAGCACCGAGGTGCCGAGCCGGTATTTGCCGGTGGTCTGGTCGTAGACAAGGTAGCCCAGCTTGGCCAGCGTGTAGGTCAGCCGCGACACCGTCGGCTTGGGCAAGCCGGTGCGTTGCGCCAGCTCCAGGTTGCCGAGCAGCGATTCGTTGCGACGGAAGGCGCGCAGCAGCTCCAGCCCGCGGGCGAGCGCCGTGACGAAGCGCGGATCCTTCTCGTCATCCGCCATCGGGTCGTCGGCGACCAGGGAATCTTCCCGCCTGCGCATGACCTGCCTCTCCCGCAAACCGCGTCGGGGTGATCCTGCCAGCGGTCCGGGCCGCAGGTCAACCGGGCATATTCCGCGATACGGAATTAGCGGCGGGCACCGCTATTGGGCCGCTCCCAGCCCAAGCGTCAGCATCCGCTCGTACAGCGACGCCCGCGAAATGCCCAGCAGCTTGGCGGCGCGCGCCTTGACGCCGTTGGCCTCCTCCAGCGCGGCGGCGATGGCGTGGCGTTCGGCGGCGTGCAACACCTCCTGCAACGGCCTCGCCCCGGCCGCCAGCGGCAGGGCCGAAGCGCCGGCCGGATGCTGGCCGGGCAGGACGCTGCGGATGTGCGGCGCGGTCAGGATCGGCGCATCGGTCAGCGCCACCACCCGCTCCAGCGTGTTGTAGAGTTCGCGCACATTGCCCGGCCAGTCATAGTCGCGCAGCACCTGCACCGCCGATTCCAGCAGCTCGCGCGGCGGGGTGCCCTGCTGGATCGCCAGCTGTTCCAGGATGCGGTCGGCGATGCTCTCGACGTCTTCCGGCCGGTCGCGCAGCGGCGGCAGGGTGATCGGCACCACGTTCAACCGGTAATAGAGGTCGGCGCGGAACTGCTTGTCCCGCACCAGCGCATGCAGGTCGCGGCTGGTGGCGGCGATGATGCGGACATCGACCCGCACCACCTTGTTGGAGCCGAGCGGCTCGATCTCCCGCTCCTGCAGGACGCGCAGCAGCTTGGCCTGCAGCGGCAGCGGCATGTCGCCGATCTCGTCCAGGAACAGGGTGCCGCCGTTGGCGAGCTGGAACTTGCCCTCGCGGTGGCGACGGTCTGCCCCGGTGAAGGCGCCGGGGGCGACGCCGAAGAATTCGGCCTCCAGCAGGGTTTCCGGGATGGCGGCGACATTGACACCGACGAAGGGCTTGGCAGCCCGCGGGCTGGCGGAATGGATGGCCTGGGCCAGCAGTTCCTTGCCGGTGCCGGTCTCGCCCAGCAGCAGGACGGTGCTGTCCATCTGCGCGGCGCGGCGGCCCAGCCGTTTGATCTCGCGGATCGATTCGCTGGCGCCCAGGAACTGGGAGAAGGAGTATTTCGCCCGGCGCTCGTGCGCCAGCTCCTGCTGGGTGCGGGCTAGCTCCTCCTGCATCTTCTCGTATTTGCGCACCAGCGGGCGCAGATATTCGGCACGG encodes:
- a CDS encoding BMP family lipoprotein, which encodes MKTRILAAMLAMTAFCTQARAEEFSPAVVFDQGGKFDKSFNEAAYNGAERFKKETGVAYREFEITNEGQREQAMRTLVRRGASVIVAVGFSQTAAVEKVAKDSPKTKFCLIDDKLDAPNVQSVTFKEEEGSFLVGMAAALAAKSGKVGFIGGMDIPLIRNFLTGYEQGVKHVSASDELFVNMTGTTPAAWNDPGRGAELAKSQFARGADVVFAAAGATGLGVLQAAADAGKLAIGVDSNQNHVHPGKVLTSMVKRVDVVVYDCMRTAKDGSWQAGHRVVGLKEDGVGYALDENNRKLVTPEMEAKLEEARKQIIAGSLAVKPYQP
- a CDS encoding LysE family translocator, encoding MLLQGIVLGFAIAAPVGPIGLLCIRRTLQHGPLMGFFTGFGAAVADTFYGAIAAFGVSAALSFLRGHEITFQLVGGIFLLVVAVRTFRQQPDAEEREAASAPDSKSWFTGFMTGLSLTLTNPATIMAFIAIFAGFGLGGTLDRLEASTLVLGVFIGSSLWWMTLSMGVAAVRHRISDRGLSLLNHCTGVALGAFGLWALGMAATGIAAMAGS
- a CDS encoding DedA family protein, which encodes MDGGLTDWLVEVMHNLHYVGIFLLVALARVFPPLPAESVIPLAGIGAATGEFTLAGVAIAGGLGSLAGQMVWFLPSRLMSRERLEAILKTYGPWLTINPKKVRQSTDWFGKRGGIAVLLSQPVPGVRTLISIPAGACRMPILSYMLASGVGSVLWTLLLAWTGYMLSTWPFAHRLVGYVTVGLLVVLVGLYLWRLAGHLHLLRKGSATPDAPTATPSAGC
- a CDS encoding IclR family transcriptional regulator, translated to MRRREDSLVADDPMADDEKDPRFVTALARGLELLRAFRRNESLLGNLELAQRTGLPKPTVSRLTYTLAKLGYLVYDQTTGKYRLGTSVLALGYASLSGMGIRQVARPLMQDLADRTGLAVALGGRDRLSMIYLECCKANSPITLSLDVGSHIKLSTTSMGRAYLAALPEAERAPLMAKLEEHEGERWPEIRDGIERAVEDYRTLGYCRSIGAWKSEVHAIGIPFVPRDGSPILAFNCGGPGFLVDSKTLEEEHAPRLVTMVRRIDAALFSG
- a CDS encoding sigma-54 interaction domain-containing protein; translation: MGDTVDFEALRQRAVHSLFEHLESMCVGAVTVDHNARIAWMDDKYKALLGVPGDPRGQPVEDVIPNSQLRRVIDSGQPQPLDIMEFGDRSFVVTRMPLFGPDGAIIGAIGFVLFDRAEYLRPLVRKYEKMQEELARTQQELAHERRAKYSFSQFLGASESIREIKRLGRRAAQMDSTVLLLGETGTGKELLAQAIHSASPRAAKPFVGVNVAAIPETLLEAEFFGVAPGAFTGADRRHREGKFQLANGGTLFLDEIGDMPLPLQAKLLRVLQEREIEPLGSNKVVRVDVRIIAATSRDLHALVRDKQFRADLYYRLNVVPITLPPLRDRPEDVESIADRILEQLAIQQGTPPRELLESAVQVLRDYDWPGNVRELYNTLERVVALTDAPILTAPHIRSVLPGQHPAGASALPLAAGARPLQEVLHAAERHAIAAALEEANGVKARAAKLLGISRASLYERMLTLGLGAAQ